The following are encoded in a window of Seleniivibrio woodruffii genomic DNA:
- the rfaD gene encoding ADP-glyceromanno-heptose 6-epimerase, with the protein MIAVTGGAGFIGSNLVRGLNLAGYKDIIISDNLKKSEKHLNMNRLEFLDYVDKGDFLEMFDEIAPQLDVIFHQGACSDTMETDGKYMMENNYEYSCALFNKCIEYNVRFIYASSASVYGNGDNGFAEKRENEYPLNVYAFSKFIFDNYIRRYPENVSIQVAGLRYFNVYGPQENHKGRMASVIRHFFNQYREGKEIKVFEGSREFLRDFIHVDDVVAVNMYLLNNPQVSGIFNCGTGSCRSFGDIADVFSKRYTDAVIKEIPFPDALKGKYQKYTQADLANLRKTGCDVQFKSLEDGVNAYLDVLEKTDGYII; encoded by the coding sequence ATGATAGCCGTAACAGGCGGAGCAGGGTTTATAGGAAGCAACCTCGTCAGAGGGCTTAACCTTGCGGGCTATAAAGACATAATAATCAGCGACAACCTGAAAAAGAGCGAAAAGCACCTGAACATGAACAGACTGGAGTTTCTTGACTATGTGGACAAGGGCGACTTTCTGGAGATGTTCGACGAGATAGCCCCTCAGTTAGACGTTATTTTCCATCAGGGCGCATGCTCCGATACAATGGAAACAGACGGCAAATATATGATGGAGAACAACTATGAGTATTCATGCGCTCTGTTTAACAAGTGCATTGAGTATAACGTCCGCTTCATCTATGCTTCCTCGGCCTCTGTCTACGGAAACGGCGACAACGGCTTCGCTGAAAAACGTGAGAACGAATATCCGCTGAACGTTTACGCATTCAGCAAGTTCATATTTGACAACTATATAAGACGCTACCCAGAAAATGTCTCCATTCAGGTGGCAGGACTGCGCTATTTCAACGTGTACGGTCCTCAGGAGAACCACAAGGGCAGAATGGCCTCTGTTATAAGACATTTCTTCAACCAGTACAGAGAGGGAAAAGAGATAAAGGTGTTTGAGGGCAGCAGGGAGTTCCTGCGTGACTTTATCCACGTTGACGACGTTGTCGCAGTAAACATGTATCTGCTGAACAACCCGCAGGTGTCGGGTATTTTCAACTGCGGAACAGGCTCATGCAGAAGCTTCGGCGACATTGCCGATGTGTTCTCAAAACGCTACACAGATGCCGTTATCAAAGAGATTCCTTTCCCCGATGCATTGAAAGGCAAATATCAGAAATATACTCAGGCGGATCTCGCAAACCTGCGAAAAACAGGCTGTGACGTTCAGTTTAAAAGCCTTGAGGACGGCGTTAACGCTTATCTTGATGTCCTTGAAAAGACGGACGGCTATATAATTTAA
- the miaB gene encoding tRNA (N6-isopentenyl adenosine(37)-C2)-methylthiotransferase MiaB, whose amino-acid sequence MRKYFIHTMGCQMNEYDSQRIASILEKMGFVPAETMEEGDYLLVNTCSVREKPQHKADSAIGRFKQIKKKRPEVKVGFCGCVAQQDGEKILKNSKFIDFVVGTDGLDRLEEVIACVENGRRLCDTQVNDGELTIGSFRRNVSVSSFVTIMKGCDNFCSYCIVPYVRGREKSRTPEEILTEVRYLADNGAREVTLLGQNVNSYGKGLDEKISFPELINEVSGLDSIKRVRFVTSHPKDFSDELIDIMQNNEKVCEYLHLPLQAGSDRILKAMNRKYTYGHYRDMVMRAKERIPNLALSSDFIVGFPGETDEDFECTLNALREIEYDTIFAFAYSVRPGTGAEKLVDDVPEQTKKMRLAKVLDLQKEIITRRSKEYEKTVVEVMVEGRGKKDENQFSGRNRQNKVVNFSSEKELNIGDFAKVYITQARPNSLYGKALEEDSDVRG is encoded by the coding sequence TTGCGTAAGTATTTTATCCACACAATGGGCTGTCAGATGAACGAGTACGACTCGCAGCGGATAGCCTCGATATTAGAAAAAATGGGTTTTGTCCCCGCAGAAACAATGGAAGAAGGGGACTACCTTCTGGTGAACACCTGCAGTGTCCGGGAAAAGCCCCAGCACAAGGCCGATTCGGCCATCGGCAGGTTTAAGCAGATCAAGAAAAAACGTCCGGAAGTCAAGGTCGGTTTCTGCGGCTGTGTAGCACAGCAGGACGGAGAGAAGATCCTGAAGAACAGCAAATTCATCGATTTTGTTGTGGGAACCGACGGGCTGGACAGACTGGAAGAGGTCATCGCATGTGTCGAGAACGGCCGCAGGCTTTGCGACACACAGGTCAACGACGGCGAACTCACCATCGGCAGTTTTCGCAGAAACGTTTCAGTTTCATCATTCGTAACTATAATGAAAGGTTGTGACAACTTCTGCAGCTACTGCATAGTTCCCTATGTCAGAGGTCGTGAGAAGAGCAGAACTCCGGAGGAAATTCTGACCGAAGTAAGGTATCTTGCGGACAACGGAGCCCGTGAGGTGACACTTCTGGGACAAAACGTAAATTCATACGGAAAGGGACTGGACGAGAAGATATCCTTTCCGGAGCTTATAAATGAAGTCAGCGGGCTGGATTCAATCAAGCGGGTACGGTTCGTGACATCCCATCCGAAAGATTTTTCGGATGAGCTGATAGACATAATGCAGAACAACGAAAAGGTGTGCGAATACCTCCATCTCCCGCTTCAGGCCGGAAGCGACAGAATACTTAAGGCCATGAACCGCAAATATACCTACGGACATTACAGGGATATGGTGATGCGGGCGAAGGAGCGTATCCCGAACCTTGCGCTTTCATCGGATTTCATCGTGGGTTTCCCCGGAGAGACCGATGAGGATTTTGAATGCACCCTTAATGCTCTGCGTGAAATAGAATATGACACCATATTCGCCTTCGCCTACTCTGTGCGCCCCGGAACGGGTGCAGAGAAACTTGTGGACGATGTTCCCGAGCAGACTAAAAAGATGAGACTGGCAAAGGTGCTCGACCTACAGAAAGAGATAATCACCAGACGCTCGAAGGAGTATGAAAAGACTGTTGTTGAGGTCATGGTTGAAGGTCGTGGTAAAAAGGACGAAAATCAATTCAGCGGTAGAAACCGCCAAAATAAAGTGGTAAACTTTTCAAGCGAAAAGGAACTGAATATTGGCGATTTTGCCAAAGTATACATAACTCAGGCAAGACCGAACAGTCTTTACGGAAAAGCTCTGGAGGAAGATTCAGATGTACGAGGTTAA
- the nhaB gene encoding sodium/proton antiporter NhaB translates to MNMGKIFTRNFLGEAPQWYKLTILAFLILNPVLLYTVGPFVTGWVLIIEFIFTLAMALNCYPLPPAGLLAVEAVFLGMTSPATVYHEAHANFPVIMLLMFMVAAIYFMKDMLLFIFTRLLINVRSKMFLSLFFCFAGAFLSAFLDALTVTAVVITVAYGFYKVYHSYASALSGDDYSVDNDEGIPEEHRDDLDQFRGFLRNLMMHAAVGTALGGACTLVGEPQNLIIGEKMKWHFADFFFHAAPVSIPVLIVGLLTCLLLEQIKIMGYGYQLPQTVYDILKKNVEKEAEKMDGSKKLKLIIQGVLGCLLVLALALHLAEVGVIGLTLIVLLTALNGIISEHEIGHAFTESLPFTALLVVFFAIVAVIHDQNLFKPIIGYVLSLEGNTQLGAYFIANGVLSAISDNVFVATVYMNETMSHFKDVAPLLGHHANDLSPENFQKLEHLAKLAVSINMGTNIPSVATPNGQAAFLFLLTSALAPVIRLSYMEMVKLALPYTIVMSITGYLATMYLL, encoded by the coding sequence ATGAATATGGGAAAAATTTTCACCCGAAACTTTCTCGGTGAAGCCCCCCAGTGGTACAAACTCACCATTCTGGCCTTTCTGATCCTTAACCCCGTTCTGCTATATACTGTCGGCCCTTTTGTTACAGGTTGGGTGCTCATAATTGAGTTCATCTTTACTCTGGCAATGGCACTGAACTGCTATCCCCTGCCTCCGGCGGGTCTTCTGGCAGTTGAAGCGGTCTTTCTGGGAATGACCTCCCCTGCAACCGTTTATCATGAGGCGCATGCGAACTTTCCGGTTATCATGCTTCTTATGTTCATGGTGGCCGCTATCTATTTTATGAAGGACATGCTCCTGTTCATTTTCACCAGACTTCTTATAAACGTCCGCTCAAAGATGTTTCTGTCGCTCTTCTTCTGTTTTGCGGGAGCTTTTCTTTCTGCATTTCTGGATGCCCTTACGGTCACGGCGGTGGTTATAACCGTTGCTTACGGTTTTTATAAGGTCTACCACAGCTACGCCTCAGCCCTTTCCGGAGACGACTACAGCGTCGACAATGACGAGGGAATACCCGAGGAGCACAGGGACGACCTTGACCAGTTCAGAGGCTTCCTGCGCAACCTTATGATGCATGCGGCTGTAGGTACTGCTCTGGGCGGTGCCTGTACGCTTGTTGGCGAGCCTCAGAACCTTATCATCGGCGAGAAGATGAAATGGCATTTTGCCGATTTCTTTTTCCATGCCGCTCCTGTGTCAATTCCTGTTCTCATAGTGGGACTTCTGACCTGTCTTCTGCTTGAGCAGATCAAAATAATGGGCTACGGCTATCAGCTTCCCCAAACGGTCTACGACATTCTGAAAAAGAACGTCGAAAAAGAGGCCGAGAAGATGGACGGCTCCAAAAAACTGAAACTTATCATTCAGGGTGTTCTTGGCTGTCTGCTGGTTCTTGCACTCGCTCTGCACCTTGCAGAGGTGGGGGTGATAGGTCTTACGCTGATAGTTCTGCTGACAGCTCTCAACGGCATCATCAGCGAACACGAGATCGGCCACGCATTCACAGAGTCGCTTCCTTTCACAGCTCTGCTGGTGGTTTTCTTCGCCATCGTTGCGGTGATACACGATCAGAATCTTTTCAAGCCCATCATCGGATACGTTCTGAGCCTTGAAGGCAACACTCAGCTCGGGGCATATTTCATAGCAAACGGTGTGCTTTCCGCAATTTCCGACAACGTTTTTGTTGCTACGGTATACATGAACGAGACGATGAGCCACTTCAAGGATGTCGCTCCTCTGCTCGGACATCATGCGAACGATCTTTCTCCTGAGAACTTCCAGAAGCTGGAACATCTGGCAAAACTTGCGGTATCAATCAACATGGGAACCAACATTCCTTCGGTTGCCACGCCCAACGGTCAGGCGGCTTTTCTGTTCCTTTTGACCTCCGCACTCGCTCCGGTTATCAGACTGTCATACATGGAAATGGTGAAGCTTGCTCTGCCATATACCATCGTAATGAGCATCACCGGCTATCTGGCAACAATGTATCTTTTGTAA
- a CDS encoding molybdopterin molybdotransferase MoeA, whose product MRVTRQKAKEILYSIAVKPETETVSVRDSFMRVLAEDIHTERDYPDCRKSAVDGYAHIVGHETYNPIGDTGAGRKGADVINGDETVFVMTGGNVPENAEAVARVEDAVIEGGRVHLPESKVGENINSIGEENFAGDLVASKGSVIKDGLFPVLFYLGKGSVQVYKKPKIGIFVTGDEILEAGDEYRKGFVYNTNRYILESMFNKHGFDYEYFGHVKDSKEEVAAAFEKMSGQYDIIISSGGISMGKYDYVKEVFSTCGYEILFSRTAIKPGSPLMAAKKDGGIFIGMPGYPAAFMTNLIFYIVPFLKKCYGYETFENDEIGVVMDGRTSSREGRFDINRAVVRAQNGVYTASDAGTQKTSHFNSFARVNALLLLDEETGTLKTGDRAKAIFL is encoded by the coding sequence ATGAGAGTCACCAGACAGAAAGCCAAAGAAATTCTTTATTCTATAGCCGTTAAACCTGAAACAGAGACCGTCTCTGTCAGAGACAGCTTTATGCGTGTTCTGGCGGAGGACATACACACGGAAAGGGACTATCCCGACTGCCGCAAATCCGCCGTTGACGGATATGCGCATATAGTCGGTCACGAGACCTATAATCCCATAGGCGACACAGGTGCAGGGCGCAAAGGTGCAGACGTTATAAACGGAGATGAAACCGTTTTCGTTATGACCGGAGGCAACGTTCCTGAAAACGCAGAGGCAGTGGCAAGGGTCGAGGATGCCGTTATAGAAGGCGGCAGAGTTCACCTGCCTGAATCGAAGGTTGGCGAGAACATAAACAGCATCGGCGAGGAGAACTTTGCAGGCGATCTTGTGGCCTCAAAGGGAAGCGTTATCAAAGACGGTCTGTTCCCTGTTCTGTTCTATCTGGGCAAGGGGAGCGTTCAGGTTTACAAAAAACCTAAGATAGGCATTTTTGTGACAGGCGACGAGATTCTCGAAGCCGGAGACGAATATCGCAAAGGCTTCGTATACAACACTAACAGATATATCCTTGAATCAATGTTCAACAAACACGGATTCGATTATGAATATTTCGGCCATGTGAAAGACAGTAAGGAGGAGGTTGCGGCGGCGTTTGAAAAAATGTCCGGCCAATACGACATAATCATCTCTTCCGGCGGCATATCCATGGGCAAATACGACTATGTTAAAGAGGTCTTCTCTACCTGCGGCTACGAGATACTTTTCAGCCGCACAGCCATAAAACCCGGAAGCCCCCTGATGGCGGCAAAGAAGGACGGCGGAATTTTTATCGGAATGCCCGGTTACCCCGCCGCATTCATGACAAATCTTATTTTCTATATCGTTCCGTTCCTGAAGAAATGTTACGGATATGAAACTTTTGAAAATGACGAAATAGGCGTTGTCATGGACGGAAGGACATCCTCAAGAGAGGGAAGGTTCGACATAAACAGGGCGGTCGTAAGGGCACAGAACGGTGTGTATACCGCTTCAGATGCGGGCACACAGAAAACTTCGCATTTTAACAGCTTTGCCCGTGTCAACGCTCTTCTTCTTCTCGATGAAGAGACCGGAACACTTAAAACAGGGGATAGGGCGAAGGCAATTTTTCTGTAA
- a CDS encoding molybdopterin-binding protein, whose product MRRVSIEEAVGQVLAYDITEVNIVEGFKHRAYKRGHIIAADEVEHLKSLGRRSIFIEDGNSTGVHEDDAAKIGAPLIAGSNIRYDAESSEGKVSFYAEIDGLFKVDEERLFQINNIGIPSLPTIHNNMGVEKGKQVAAFRIIPLVCEQSVMDRVTEILDTPIIEIKPYVVKTAALLITGSEVYEGRIKDGFRPKLEPKLNRMGVEVIDYRIVPDEADIVTAAVQEMAAKADMLITTGGTSVDPDDITAQALLDAGVTYEMKGSQIQPGNNLTMGYYGDKPVCAIPAAALHFSATSFDILLPRILAGEKIGKRDMALLAHGGLCHFCKKCVYPICPFGRG is encoded by the coding sequence ATGCGAAGAGTTTCAATCGAGGAGGCCGTAGGGCAGGTCCTCGCATACGATATTACCGAAGTCAATATAGTAGAGGGCTTTAAACACAGAGCCTACAAAAGAGGGCACATAATCGCCGCTGACGAGGTCGAACATTTAAAAAGCCTCGGCAGACGTTCCATATTCATAGAGGACGGAAACTCCACAGGGGTTCACGAAGACGACGCCGCAAAGATCGGCGCACCGCTCATAGCAGGCAGTAACATCCGCTATGATGCCGAATCGTCCGAGGGCAAGGTCAGCTTTTATGCCGAGATCGACGGACTTTTCAAGGTGGACGAAGAGCGGCTTTTCCAGATAAACAACATAGGTATTCCGTCGCTGCCCACCATCCACAACAACATGGGAGTGGAGAAGGGCAAGCAGGTCGCCGCATTCCGCATCATCCCCCTTGTCTGCGAACAGAGCGTCATGGACAGGGTCACCGAAATTCTGGACACACCCATAATTGAGATAAAACCTTATGTGGTTAAAACAGCCGCACTGCTGATAACCGGCAGCGAGGTCTATGAAGGCCGCATAAAGGACGGTTTCAGGCCGAAGCTTGAGCCGAAGCTTAACAGAATGGGCGTTGAGGTTATCGACTACCGCATAGTTCCCGATGAGGCGGATATTGTTACCGCCGCAGTTCAGGAGATGGCCGCCAAGGCGGACATGCTCATCACCACAGGCGGAACTTCTGTGGATCCCGATGACATAACCGCTCAGGCTCTTCTGGATGCCGGAGTGACATATGAAATGAAAGGCTCGCAGATCCAGCCCGGAAACAACCTTACAATGGGATATTACGGCGACAAGCCCGTCTGCGCAATCCCCGCCGCCGCACTGCATTTCTCGGCGACAAGTTTTGATATCCTTCTGCCCAGAATTCTGGCAGGGGAGAAGATAGGCAAGCGTGACATGGCGCTTCTGGCACACGGAGGCCTCTGTCATTTCTGCAAAAAATGCGTATATCCTATCTGTCCTTTCGGAAGAGGCTGA
- the nhaB gene encoding sodium/proton antiporter NhaB produces MGKLLVHNFLGEAPGWYKMTVLGFLLVNPLFLFAFGPFVTGWIIIAEFIFTLAMALKCYPLAPAGLIALESILMGMTTPASVYHETHANFPVIMLLMFMVAGIHFMKDGLLFVFTKLLVKVRSKMMLSLLFCAVSAFLSAFLDALTVTAVIIAVAYGFYSVYHSYVSDTESENYSVDDDSLVIESHKQDLEQFKGFLRNLMMHAAVGTALGGVTTMVGEPQNLIIAEKMKWHFADFVIQTYKVTFPVLFAGLATCMFLEKTKIMGYGFQLPENVYNVLRKNVEKQAEQLDASGRMKLIVQGVVGVLLVLSLALHLAEVGVIGLFLIVLLCAFNGVISEHEIGHAFTESLPFTALLVVFFAVVAVIHDQHLFKPVTDYVLGMSGNAQLGAYFVANGVLSAVSDNVFVATVYMNETISNFKDIVPLLGSPENATPEQQARIVHLSKLAASINTGTNIPSVATPNGQAAFLFLLTSALAPLIRLSYLEMVKLALPYTIVMSITGFLATVYIL; encoded by the coding sequence ATGGGTAAGTTGCTGGTACATAACTTTTTAGGAGAAGCTCCCGGATGGTATAAGATGACTGTTCTGGGCTTTTTGCTTGTTAACCCGCTGTTTCTTTTTGCTTTTGGCCCTTTTGTTACAGGTTGGATCATAATTGCAGAATTCATCTTCACCCTTGCTATGGCTCTGAAGTGCTATCCACTTGCTCCCGCAGGACTTATAGCTCTGGAATCCATTCTGATGGGTATGACAACACCCGCTTCGGTATATCACGAAACTCATGCTAACTTCCCCGTTATAATGCTTCTTATGTTTATGGTGGCCGGAATACATTTCATGAAGGACGGCCTTCTTTTCGTTTTTACTAAACTCCTTGTTAAAGTCCGTTCAAAGATGATGCTTTCGCTGCTTTTCTGTGCGGTCAGTGCTTTTCTTTCAGCATTTCTGGATGCGCTCACGGTTACGGCTGTGATAATCGCCGTTGCATACGGATTTTACTCTGTTTATCATTCATATGTTTCAGATACGGAATCTGAAAACTATTCTGTTGATGATGACTCGCTGGTTATTGAATCCCACAAACAGGATCTGGAGCAGTTCAAGGGATTTCTGCGCAACCTTATGATGCATGCGGCTGTGGGAACGGCTCTCGGCGGTGTAACCACAATGGTTGGCGAACCTCAGAACCTGATAATCGCTGAAAAGATGAAATGGCACTTCGCAGATTTCGTCATTCAAACCTATAAAGTCACCTTCCCTGTGCTTTTCGCAGGGCTTGCCACCTGTATGTTTCTTGAAAAGACAAAGATAATGGGCTATGGATTTCAGCTTCCTGAAAACGTTTATAACGTCCTCAGAAAGAATGTTGAGAAGCAGGCCGAACAGCTTGATGCATCAGGCAGAATGAAACTTATTGTTCAGGGCGTTGTCGGCGTTCTGCTGGTTCTTTCTCTGGCTCTGCATCTGGCGGAGGTCGGGGTCATCGGTCTTTTCCTGATAGTTCTGCTGTGCGCCTTTAACGGTGTTATCAGCGAACATGAAATAGGCCATGCGTTCACGGAGTCTCTGCCGTTCACAGCTCTTCTGGTGGTCTTCTTCGCAGTTGTTGCCGTAATACATGATCAACACCTGTTCAAACCCGTGACAGATTACGTTCTGGGTATGTCCGGAAACGCTCAGCTCGGCGCATATTTCGTTGCAAACGGGGTTCTTTCCGCTGTCTCTGACAACGTTTTTGTGGCCACGGTATATATGAACGAGACCATCAGCAACTTCAAGGATATAGTTCCTCTGCTCGGCTCTCCCGAAAATGCAACACCCGAACAGCAGGCGAGAATAGTTCATCTTTCAAAACTTGCGGCATCCATAAACACCGGAACAAATATCCCCTCGGTTGCGACGCCCAACGGTCAGGCGGCTTTCCTGTTCCTGCTCACATCGGCACTGGCTCCGCTGATCAGGCTTTCGTATCTGGAAATGGTTAAGCTTGCTCTGCCCTATACCATCGTAATGAGCATCACAGGATTTCTGGCTACAGTGTATATCTTGTGA
- a CDS encoding glycosyltransferase family 9 protein: MGDMVLLSAVIRQISLKYPEAEMTIVCSPENREAAELMTPCRVVVADHRRPVQLIRLRKLRTSDVLIDFGAWPRFDALISLLIPSRWRIGFRTEGQHRHFCYDEISDHNKKIHELDNYYNIAERYCEQTGVLPKLEAEKRAGLEKTVILHMYCGGHRYKSRMWAFENWAKLAKEIKNCGLYLAFTSYSAESPHLEAFLRNKGINAFIIADRPLVELASNFSSCLGVISVNCGISHFASACGAPVVELAGSVNPNRWGTLGANTVCVAPPEIAKMLCYGFEKDADKNSMDRVSVADVLSVAKKTIPLY; encoded by the coding sequence ATGGGAGACATGGTTCTCCTGTCGGCCGTAATCCGCCAGATATCCCTTAAATATCCCGAAGCAGAAATGACCATAGTCTGCTCCCCTGAAAACAGGGAGGCGGCGGAGCTTATGACCCCTTGCAGGGTTGTGGTTGCCGACCACAGGCGACCGGTTCAGCTCATAAGGCTAAGAAAGCTAAGGACTTCTGATGTTCTGATAGATTTCGGCGCATGGCCGAGGTTCGATGCACTGATCAGCCTGCTCATTCCTTCCCGCTGGCGGATAGGTTTCAGGACTGAGGGACAGCACAGGCATTTCTGTTATGACGAAATTTCAGACCACAATAAAAAAATTCATGAGCTTGACAACTATTATAATATCGCAGAAAGGTACTGCGAGCAGACCGGAGTCCTGCCGAAATTGGAGGCGGAAAAGAGAGCAGGATTGGAAAAAACCGTTATTCTGCATATGTATTGTGGGGGACATAGATATAAAAGCCGCATGTGGGCCTTCGAAAATTGGGCAAAACTGGCAAAAGAAATAAAAAACTGCGGTCTTTACCTTGCTTTTACCTCATATAGTGCAGAATCCCCCCATCTTGAAGCCTTTTTACGCAACAAAGGTATTAACGCTTTTATTATAGCGGACCGACCCCTTGTGGAATTAGCCTCCAACTTTTCTTCCTGCTTAGGGGTCATATCCGTGAACTGTGGGATATCACATTTCGCTTCCGCCTGCGGAGCGCCGGTCGTTGAACTGGCAGGTTCCGTTAATCCGAACCGATGGGGCACTCTGGGTGCAAATACGGTGTGTGTGGCGCCGCCGGAAATAGCCAAAATGCTCTGTTACGGATTTGAAAAAGATGCGGATAAAAACAGCATGGACAGGGTGTCAGTGGCAGATGTCCTTTCCGTGGCGAAAAAAACTATTCCATTATACTGA
- the hldE gene encoding bifunctional D-glycero-beta-D-manno-heptose-7-phosphate kinase/D-glycero-beta-D-manno-heptose 1-phosphate adenylyltransferase HldE: protein MSLYDFKGARILVAGDLMLDRYHFGTVSRISPEAPVPVVNVRKTTQTLGGSGNVANNIAHLGADAMVMGIWGADSDAEILKGMMDNINVGYDMVSTGAPTTTKLRVIGEKQQIVRLDFEEILNLTQSQASEVAAKAKEHIKQCGAVVISDYGKGFCTLNVCEEIIRLAEKQGIPVIVDPKGSDWRKYAGATTVTPNVKELAEAVGRHVPNEDEAVVLAAREIIDRVRLKYLVVTRSEKGITVVDGKDYMHFPTEAREVFDVSGAGDTVVASLALGLAKGFSLREAVMVANRAAGIVVGKIGTAPVLLSELNGVHDVKSKLMPLDKLQAELEKARLTGKKIVFTNGCFDILHKGHVTYLKKAAELGDILVLGLNSDDSIRRIKGPSRPINSENDRAEVLAALESIGYITIFDEDTPHDLIKAVAPDVLVKGADYKVEEVVGREFAKKTVLIDFVQGYSTTSVINAMKGDSK, encoded by the coding sequence ATGTCTTTATATGATTTTAAGGGAGCCAGAATTCTGGTTGCCGGTGACCTTATGCTGGACAGATACCATTTCGGCACTGTTTCACGCATTTCTCCTGAGGCTCCTGTTCCTGTGGTGAACGTAAGAAAAACAACCCAGACCCTCGGCGGGTCGGGAAACGTCGCAAACAACATAGCCCATCTTGGTGCGGATGCGATGGTTATGGGAATCTGGGGAGCGGATTCCGATGCTGAAATTCTTAAAGGTATGATGGACAACATAAACGTCGGTTATGACATGGTCTCCACCGGAGCACCGACAACAACCAAACTCAGGGTTATCGGCGAGAAACAGCAGATAGTCAGGCTGGATTTTGAAGAGATACTGAACCTCACGCAGTCGCAGGCCTCGGAAGTGGCCGCCAAAGCGAAGGAGCATATAAAACAGTGCGGAGCTGTGGTCATTTCAGACTACGGCAAAGGATTCTGCACGCTTAACGTCTGCGAGGAGATAATAAGGCTCGCAGAGAAGCAGGGCATTCCTGTTATAGTCGACCCCAAGGGGAGCGACTGGAGAAAATATGCCGGAGCCACAACCGTAACCCCTAACGTGAAGGAACTTGCGGAGGCCGTCGGCAGACACGTCCCCAATGAGGACGAGGCGGTGGTGCTTGCCGCCAGAGAGATAATAGACAGGGTTCGCCTTAAATATCTGGTAGTAACCAGAAGCGAAAAGGGCATAACCGTTGTTGACGGCAAGGACTATATGCACTTCCCCACCGAGGCCAGAGAGGTTTTCGATGTGTCCGGTGCTGGTGACACCGTAGTTGCTTCCCTCGCTCTGGGGCTTGCAAAGGGCTTTTCGCTGAGAGAGGCTGTCATGGTGGCAAACAGAGCCGCCGGAATAGTTGTAGGTAAGATAGGCACGGCTCCGGTTCTGCTTTCGGAGCTGAACGGTGTTCACGATGTCAAATCCAAGCTTATGCCCCTTGATAAACTTCAGGCAGAGCTTGAAAAAGCAAGGCTTACGGGCAAAAAAATAGTGTTTACCAACGGATGTTTCGATATTCTGCATAAAGGGCATGTCACATACCTGAAAAAAGCGGCGGAACTGGGTGATATCCTCGTTCTGGGGCTTAACAGTGACGATTCCATCCGCAGGATAAAAGGGCCTTCAAGACCCATAAACAGTGAAAACGACAGGGCGGAGGTTCTGGCGGCACTGGAGAGCATCGGGTACATCACAATATTTGACGAGGACACCCCCCATGACCTGATAAAGGCGGTTGCGCCTGATGTTCTGGTCAAAGGGGCTGACTATAAGGTTGAAGAGGTTGTGGGCAGAGAGTTTGCGAAGAAGACCGTGCTGATAGATTTTGTGCAGGGTTATTCAACCACTTCAGTAATTAATGCAATGAAAGGAGATTCAAAATGA
- a CDS encoding bifunctional nuclease family protein: MYEVKVYKVMREPLTSRYLLILDAVDQTEESVLIPIGKFEAENIHSRKCTGTGCRKSAYDMLSPILDGLDNVTFEKLVIDNCDCGIYKANLFMTAGGKDFRIDCRPSDGVVLAMDRNIPIYVKHPHECCEINN, translated from the coding sequence ATGTACGAGGTTAAGGTATATAAGGTCATGAGAGAACCGCTGACTTCCAGATATCTGCTGATTCTGGATGCGGTGGATCAGACGGAGGAATCCGTCCTTATTCCCATCGGAAAGTTTGAGGCTGAGAACATCCATTCGAGAAAATGCACCGGAACCGGATGCAGAAAATCCGCATACGACATGCTGTCGCCCATTCTGGACGGACTGGACAATGTCACTTTTGAGAAACTGGTGATAGATAACTGCGACTGCGGAATATACAAGGCAAACCTGTTCATGACAGCCGGCGGAAAGGACTTCAGGATAGACTGCCGCCCGTCGGACGGGGTTGTGCTTGCCATGGACAGAAATATTCCCATTTATGTCAAGCATCCGCATGAGTGCTGTGAAATAAACAACTAA